AGGAGGAGAAACAAGCGATTATGTGGAAGCAGCAAAGGAAAAGACAATGGCAGAGCTTGAAAGAAGAGAAAAGGCGTTCGGGCTGAAGTTTGATTATTCAAGGATTAGGGAGAAGAATATATTAATTGTCGACGACGGTATTGCGACAGGCGAAACACTTTTCCTTGCCGCAAAAACTCTTAAAGCATTAAACCCCGCAAAGCTTTATGTATCTGTACCCGTTGCTTCGCTTGAGGGGTATGAAAAACTTAAGCAGCTTGGCGAAGTTGTTTGTCCTCTGGTGGATAGATATTTTTATGCGGTGTCCCCGTATTTTGATGAATTTCCTCAACTTACCGAAGAAACGGTCAGGAAATATATTCAAGAAAGCTTGAAGTTTGCTGAATAATTTGGTAAGTTGAAATTTTTTGTCTTTGCGTTGCAGTTGCGTCCTTATTTAGATATGCGCTGCGTTTATCCTTGTTTTTCTTGTCTTTTATATTAAATTTGGATAGAGGGGAAGTAGGTTAGAAAATGAAATATGTTTTTTTAATTTCTTTAGGACTACTTGTTTATGCATTTTTAATTGAGCCGTTTTTACTTTCGATTGAGCGGCTTGATTTGTTGTTTGATGATTTGCCTGATGAGTTCGACGGGTTTAAGATTGGTCAGGTTTCGGATTTTCACCTT
The sequence above is a segment of the Caldisericota bacterium genome. Coding sequences within it:
- a CDS encoding phosphoribosyltransferase family protein; this translates as MYKNRIHAGEILLDKIKKRGLDKNLSFLFAVPRGGMEIAYPIAKVLKKAILPVVIHKIPASYNPELAIGAVSITGEVVLNELAGGETSDYVEAAKEKTMAELERREKAFGLKFDYSRIREKNILIVDDGIATGETLFLAAKTLKALNPAKLYVSVPVASLEGYEKLKQLGEVVCPLVDRYFYAVSPYFDEFPQLTEETVRKYIQESLKFAE